A stretch of the Hyalangium minutum genome encodes the following:
- a CDS encoding DEAD/DEAH box helicase, with translation MRTPTDRYLPPDHEAFISAEPPTGRVIVIAPTRAACETIELAIGLRLETYLEKHHGARVRELARLGKGFGIVAGTGTGKTLAIRPIAEEIVGRGAPIPLRVGVVNREREATPETPTWNVIIVTTGIARRWFQNGDILPHDTLIIDEIHQTSAELELCLALGKRVGCRFIWLSATVDPSLYARYLNSAEVLEVQAFDPKKVARVMVEHKEPLAFLDEKFLRSVEREERGVGVFLPTRAAVEQAAAQVRDHWPGIHAAYYHGGEPIRAIRPFLEGTEERPYLLAMTAAGQSALNVQGLDTVVIDDTRFANIVERGRNVLTRVHLGSNEILQMAGRVHGRVEGGRVFILSDRHIHFASLRPTVPEFQLAGDSERVALTAAALGVRADELDLPVSLDRIAYRRALQKLQARGIVDAQGKLSDYGRAVEALPVERTWAELIVNGEDGLMPFLAVCSSIESLHRMTREERDLDGVLVPGSDHLTAYNLYAEAYREAGYVGEVYGLPRHLFHAEKMERWAERRGVLVKAVEDAALAMASIYRSVGIDLPSRMPFAGERVYLRFVDLLARFMPFDLVIDEETSWREEARVSKTSVCGSHGAIAGALRFFADRHGSTHAAIEGTQIPMEVLWKYAHRSEPELAYDPRRWALVREWRVEHSGFELEHEVQVLRAWEPEMGARARHVLAQAVARGESKHPAVRRNQRAIGEVRELWLRSGGRTAKLGEHELTALYEAQLEGVTTMDEFQARPLELELDTLVPPETREKLLSLPSVVLVRDREVELAYEVEQDEARNPFGVVRLVLPEKLARSLVEEELPVLDRPLRFMVNRGRRGNLRANTLLELQELLDMPWMPEEVEAAQDDRRRGGGGRPEMRPGRESREVGLSPRQPGRHGPGKSRDEGERREGRRSGGGGSRPGGGRRGAAGGGRGRGGPSERGGRGGKGRGGTRRPKR, from the coding sequence GTGCGTACACCGACTGATCGCTACCTTCCTCCCGATCACGAAGCCTTCATCTCCGCTGAGCCGCCGACAGGCCGGGTCATCGTCATCGCCCCCACGAGGGCCGCGTGCGAGACCATCGAGCTGGCCATTGGGCTCCGGCTGGAGACCTACCTCGAAAAGCACCATGGCGCGCGGGTGCGCGAGCTGGCGCGCTTAGGGAAGGGCTTTGGCATCGTGGCCGGCACCGGCACGGGCAAGACGCTCGCCATCCGTCCCATCGCCGAGGAGATTGTCGGCCGGGGAGCGCCCATCCCACTGCGGGTCGGCGTGGTGAATCGCGAGCGCGAGGCGACTCCCGAGACGCCCACCTGGAACGTCATCATCGTGACGACCGGCATCGCGCGGCGCTGGTTCCAGAACGGCGACATCCTGCCGCATGACACCCTCATCATCGACGAGATCCACCAGACCTCGGCGGAGCTGGAGCTCTGTCTCGCGCTCGGCAAGCGCGTGGGGTGCCGCTTCATCTGGCTCTCGGCCACCGTCGATCCCTCGCTCTATGCCCGCTATCTGAACAGCGCCGAAGTGCTCGAGGTCCAGGCCTTCGATCCGAAGAAAGTGGCCCGGGTCATGGTCGAGCACAAAGAGCCGCTCGCGTTCCTGGATGAGAAGTTCCTCCGCTCGGTGGAGCGGGAGGAGCGTGGCGTGGGCGTCTTCCTTCCCACCCGGGCCGCGGTGGAGCAGGCCGCCGCGCAGGTCCGCGACCACTGGCCGGGCATCCACGCCGCCTACTACCACGGCGGCGAGCCCATCCGCGCCATCCGGCCCTTCCTCGAAGGCACGGAAGAGCGGCCCTACCTGCTCGCCATGACCGCCGCTGGGCAGAGCGCGCTCAATGTGCAGGGGCTCGATACGGTGGTCATTGATGACACGCGCTTCGCCAACATCGTCGAGCGCGGCCGCAACGTGCTCACGCGCGTCCACCTCGGGAGCAATGAGATCCTCCAGATGGCCGGACGCGTGCACGGGCGCGTGGAGGGAGGCCGCGTCTTCATCCTGAGCGATCGTCACATCCACTTCGCTTCGCTCCGTCCCACGGTGCCCGAGTTCCAGCTCGCGGGGGACTCGGAGCGCGTGGCGCTCACCGCGGCGGCCCTGGGTGTGCGGGCGGATGAGCTGGACCTGCCCGTGTCGCTCGATCGCATCGCCTACCGGCGTGCGCTGCAGAAACTGCAGGCTCGCGGCATCGTCGACGCTCAGGGGAAGCTCTCGGATTATGGCCGCGCGGTCGAGGCGCTCCCGGTGGAGCGGACGTGGGCGGAGCTGATCGTCAACGGCGAGGATGGACTGATGCCCTTCCTGGCCGTGTGCAGCTCCATCGAATCGCTCCACCGCATGACGCGCGAGGAGCGCGACCTGGATGGGGTGCTGGTCCCCGGCAGCGATCACCTCACCGCCTACAACCTCTACGCCGAGGCCTACCGAGAGGCGGGCTACGTGGGCGAGGTCTACGGCCTCCCGCGCCACCTGTTCCACGCGGAGAAGATGGAGCGCTGGGCCGAGCGGCGCGGTGTGCTGGTGAAGGCCGTGGAGGATGCGGCGCTGGCGATGGCGAGCATCTACCGGAGCGTGGGGATCGATCTGCCTTCGCGCATGCCCTTCGCGGGCGAGCGGGTGTACCTACGCTTCGTCGATCTGCTTGCGCGCTTCATGCCCTTCGATCTCGTCATCGATGAGGAGACGTCGTGGAGAGAAGAGGCGCGCGTCTCGAAGACGAGCGTGTGCGGCAGCCACGGCGCGATTGCGGGGGCGCTCCGCTTCTTCGCGGACCGCCACGGTTCTACGCATGCGGCCATCGAGGGCACGCAGATCCCCATGGAGGTGCTGTGGAAGTACGCGCACCGCAGTGAGCCGGAGCTCGCGTATGACCCTCGGCGCTGGGCGCTCGTGCGCGAGTGGCGAGTGGAGCACTCGGGTTTCGAGCTGGAGCATGAAGTCCAGGTGCTCCGTGCGTGGGAGCCCGAAATGGGGGCGCGGGCCCGGCACGTGCTCGCCCAGGCGGTGGCGCGCGGGGAGTCCAAGCATCCCGCCGTGCGCCGCAACCAGCGTGCCATCGGTGAGGTTCGCGAGCTGTGGCTTCGCTCGGGCGGACGCACGGCGAAGCTGGGAGAGCATGAGCTGACGGCGCTCTATGAAGCTCAGCTCGAAGGGGTGACCACGATGGACGAGTTCCAGGCGCGCCCGCTGGAACTTGAGCTGGACACGCTGGTGCCTCCCGAGACCCGGGAGAAGCTCCTCTCGCTGCCGAGCGTCGTCCTCGTTCGCGATCGCGAGGTCGAGCTGGCGTACGAGGTGGAGCAGGACGAGGCGAGGAATCCCTTTGGGGTGGTGCGGCTCGTGCTGCCGGAGAAGCTCGCGCGCTCGCTCGTGGAGGAAGAGCTGCCAGTGCTCGACCGGCCCTTGCGCTTCATGGTGAACCGGGGCCGGCGCGGCAACCTGCGCGCGAACACGCTGCTTGAGCTGCAAGAGCTGCTCGACATGCCCTGGATGCCCGAGGAGGTGGAGGCGGCCCAGGATGACCGCCGCAGAGGCGGAGGCGGCCGTCCGGAGATGAGGCCTGGGCGGGAGTCCCGTGAGGTGGGGCTCTCGCCTCGGCAGCCAGGGCGGCACGGTCCAGGAAAGTCCAGAGACGAGGGTGAGCGGCGGGAGGGACGCCGGTCTGGAGGAGGCGGGAGCCGGCCAGGCGGGGGTAGACGCGGCGCGGCAGGAGGAGGCCGGGGACGGGGCGGCCCATCGGAGCGAGGCGGACGCGGAGGGAAAGGACGAGGAGGAACGCGGCGCCCAAAGCGCTGA